The Nakaseomyces glabratus chromosome B, complete sequence genome includes the window ACACTACAACACATGCCAGTACGTACATCAAGATATGTGTCTGGTCTGTCTGTGTGCAAACTGAGAGGAATTGAGCTACAAAACGCGAAATTGTTAGTGTTTGACTCAGAAACTACCGCAGGAGTGTACATCAGGAAATATTTTCTGTCTTCTCACAGCTGCTAGTGCTAAACACTAACACAAGTCCAAACATCTAAAAGCTGAACGCTTACCATAAGCTCTACAATACAAAAAGATACTATTACTTACTCCCAGGCATCGAGCAAGTTACAACAGCATCAAAGTCGATTTTGCACAAATGAGAGAGGTTATCAGTATCAATGTTGGGCAGGCCGGTTGCCAGATCGGTAACGCCTGCTGGGAGTTGTACTCCCTGGAGCACGGGATCAGGCCAGATGGGTACTTGGAAGAAGGGCTGACGAAGCCTAAAGGTGGCGAGGAAGGGTTCTCTACGTTTTTCCACGAGACTGGCGCCGGGAAGTACGTTCCCAGGGCCATATACGTGGACCTGGAGCCCAATGTGATCGATGAGGTGCGCACGGGCCCATACAAGGACCTGTTCCACCCGGAGCAGCTGATCAACGGTAAGGAGGATGCCGCCAACAACTACGCGCGTGGCCACTACACGGTCGGCAGAGACCTGCTGGACGATATCCTGGAGAGGATCGGCAAGATCGCGGACCAGTGTGACGGGCTCCAGGGCTTTTTGTTCACGCACTCGCTGGGTGGTGGTACGGGTTCCGGTCTGGGCTCTTTGCTGTTGGAGCAGTTGTCCATAGAGTACGGTAAGAAGTCCAAGCTGGAGTTCGCCGTGTACCCAGCTCCCCAGCTGTCCACCTCCGTCGTGGAGCCATACAACACCGTCTTGACTACACACACCACACTGGAACACGCAGACTGTACCTTCATGGTCGACAACGAAGCCATCTACGACATGTGCAAGAAGAACCTGGGCATCACCAGACCCAGCTTCTCGAACCTGAATAACTTGGTCGCCCAGGTGGTGTCCTCCGTGACCGCATCCTTGAGATTCGACGGTTCTTTGAACGTAGACTTGAACGAGTTCCAGACTAACCTGGTCCCATACCCAAGAATCCACTTCCCACTGGTCTCCTACGCGCCAATCCTATCCAAGAGCAAAGCCTACCACGAATCGAACTCCGTGCCGGAGATCACCAACGCTTGCTTCGAACCAGGCAACCAGATGGTCAAGTGTGACCCAAGAACAGGTAAATATATGGCCACATGCCTACTGTACAGAGGTGATGTGGTAACAAGAGATGTCCAACAAACAGTGGCTCAActaaagaacaagaagactATCCAAATGGTGGACTGGTGCCCAACCGGTTTCAAGATCGGTATCTGCTACGAACCACCAACAGCTACTCCAAACTCCCAATTGTCCGCTGTCAAGAGAGCAGTGTGTATGCTGTCGAATACCACCGCCATTGCTGACGCTTGGAAGAGAATAGATAGAAAATTCGACCTGATGTACTCTAAGCGTGCTTTTGTACACTGGTACGTCGGTGAAGGTATGGAAGAAGGTGAGTTCACAGAAGCTAGAGAAGACCTTGCAGCACTAGAGAGAGACTACATTGAAGTCGGCGCCGACTCCTACGGTGACGAAGAATTCTAATTGCTCagaattatattatttttttttccctcgcgttcatttttttttttgatcctCTCTATCTTATACCATCATGTATCaccttctttttttctctctctctaACcaacttttattttctaatttttattCCTTCTATTTCACGTCAAAGCCATAATAGCACACGAATACCTAGGGGGCCTTTATTaaattgtatttctttattttttttgcccGCCGTGCCCTCAATTCAGAAATTTCTACTTTCtacttattattatatctaattttttttttcctacTATACTTTCTACTTATTTAGCGTAATATTAAATCGTGTTAATCCTTCACTCCGGTACTTCTAGTACTAATCGCCATGCCTTCACATATCCCTCTACCCTGGTGGACAATATCCCGTTGCTAGAAGGTGGCGATTCTTAGCTAAAGTCAACAAAAATCGGTCTTAGTGATTATCAATGTTCTTTGTCCTTCGGATCCTTCTCGGAACATTTTCTCACTAATCTgaaaaattgcaaaaaatagctcatcgcaaaggTTCACACCATATAATAAAGGTTTGAATATATCTGGACTCTCTGCTTAGTTCTTTTCATGATCTACAGTTTACAAGGAATCAATCGCGCCAGACTACAACAGCAATGAACGAGGACCCAGTTGTTTACAAGAACATATTAGATGAGCCATTACATGGCTTGTATATCCCAACGGCATTGTTTCTGGTCGGTACTGCCATCATGACTGCGCTTTCTGGTGAATGGAGGATCCTGCTGGCCTTGCCAGTGTTGGGTCTCCTAATTGGTGCTAGATTCTTTGCTGCTTTCAAGAGAAGACGCTCTCTATACCCAGACAAGTGGACTTCCTTGGAGCTCGAAGACCAGACATTGATCTCTAGAAACACCGCGATTTACAGATTCAAGTTGAAGACCCCATTAGAAACGATCGACATCCCAAGTGGACACCATGTACAAGTCAGAGTGTTCATTGATGGTAAAGAAGAAGTCAGAAACTACAACCCAATCAGCACGAGATTCGAAAAGGGCCACATTGATTTGCTAGTGAAATCATACAAGGATGGTAAAGTCTCTAAATATTTTGCCTCTATGAAACCTGGTGAAACTGTTGACTTCCGTGGCCCTGTTGGCTCTTTGGTGTACAAGCCAAACACTTACAAGAACATCGGTATGGTATGCGGTGGATCAGGTATCACGCCTGCTTTGCAGATGCTAAACGATATTATAACGGTTCCAGAAGATCTGACTAAGCTATCGCTAATATACTGCaatgaaactgaaaagGACATTTTGCTGAAAGAAGAATTGGATGAGATGGCTGAAAAGTACCCCCACTTCAACGTTCACTACATTGTCTCTCAACCAACCGGCCAATGGGAAGGTGAAGTCGGTCATATTTCTAAAGAAACAATGGTAAAACATTTACCACACCCGGCCGATGACAGCAGACTGCTGATTTGTGGTCCTGAAGGATTCACTCAGAAGGTTTTTGACCAAGCTAAGGAAATAGGCTGGAAGATGGACTACACGAAGACTAAAGGTGATGAACAAGTTTTTGTGTTCTAATGCACAATACAGACTTCtagaataaaatatccaCCGGAAGgttttttgaaatgtaCCATTGCTGCATCTATACTTGGCATCATGATCAATAGTTAGAATGCATGATCTAACGCTATTTTTATACCCATTCATGCCATTACATTCGCTGATCTATAGAATTATAAAAGCAAAACTAATTAGTTAGTTATTATGTAATTAATATCAAAGTTACTGTTACAATATTTCGTCCTCTAAGAACATATTCCGTAGCATGACACAGTCTCAATTGATCTCGTGTCAGCATATCAAGCTTGTGTGAGATAACAATTACATTAACAATACATTATCCATGTATTCAGAAAGTACTGCATTCAAAGGTGGAACATCTGCAAGTTCATGGAGAAGAACTGGCTTAATTGTCTGACAAAATTTAGTACCTGGCCCCTCATTATCGTTAGAAACCAGGCACAAGAACGAAGCTGCTACCTTTGATACGTCAGATAAATCGTCTGTAAATGTGATTGAAGGAAGGTTTTCTTGTTTGGCTGGTACAATATTATCTCCATCTTTGAATAGGAATTTAGAAGTATTCAAGTGTTGTTGCCTTAGCAATTCTGCAGATTCTCTAATACTGATGGCCTTGTGTCTTGGCTGTATTCCCTTTATGATGaatcttttctttccaGTTTCTGGCTCTGTAACCACCATTGCTGATGCATTTCTAAAGGAATTCGAGacattttttataaattcaACAGCCGGTAAAAGTTTCCTCGAACTTTCACGCAGTTTTGGTCCAAATCTGGATTCATATGCCCTCCAAAGCGCAATTTGAGTAAATTCTGCATCATCCATTGATTCAAAACAACATCTTAGCCAGGTAGTCGATCTCAATGGCTCACTCATCGAAAGTAGTTGGTTGAATAACTCCTCATCAACATCCGGCACTTCTTCTGGTGCCGGAGGTCTTAAACgttttattaatttgaCTTCTGTATGCTTTAGAGTTTCGTATTGCGGTAATTTGACATTATAAGTTAACAGTTTTGGTATGATAGATataaaaatggaaaatcTTTTTGGATCGGAGAAAAGTTCTTTTATTCTTTGGTTTCCTGGAAGGATATATTGATACAAGAAGTCTAACGAAGCGATGACAAGTTCCTCATCACATTCGATCAATAAGAAACAGACAATTTGTGTTAACGTATCTGGATTAATGTTATCCACAACGCTTTCTTCATCTGCCTTAGATCTAACAAGTAGTCTAGAGAGTGACCTTAATATCGATATCACCATTGATCTATCCTTAGTGTAACCCAAAACTTTTAATAACGCTAGGAAGTAAGGATCACCTTTCATAGCAGGAGCCATGTAGGAGGACATCGCTTCAATCAGATCCAGAGAGTAGTGTATTATTTCGTTCAGATAAGAGGTGTTAGACTCATAGACGGTCCATTTTGGATCATAATCTGCCAATGAAGCATATTTCTGCAACACGAATAGCAAGAATTTCTTTATTGGTTCATATCTAATCAATGCTTGTACAGAGTCCTGGTCCTGGGCCAAGTTTCTTAGGATCAAAAGACAATTTAAACCTGCCTGTAGTTTCTCCATAGCTGACGCACCGTCTATCAAAGGTTCATTAAATTTGTTTATCAAATCAACTAGCTGCTCAATGAAACGGTTGAATAGAGGCAGAAGTTCCTTGGATTTCTGTAAGTTGATCATGTATGGAGCTTTGTTACTGTATGCCAgatatttcttcaatgcCCATTTAATCTCTTCTGGGATACCACTTAGGAGGGACATACGCATCCGGCTGAGATCATCAACACCTCTGGCAGTCTCCTTTGGGATGTTTTGGAAGATGTTCAAGTTAGCCAGCGAGTACGTCTTGGGATCCACACTCATAGTCGTGTTGTTGTTGTGCTGCGATTCAACATGCATACCGCTTGACTGCTCTCGACTGACACGTATGGGAATCGCGCTGATGTGTCTGAAACCTTCCATTGGGGCATCATTCTCCAGCCCGTTCACGCTACCTTCACGCAACTGCTGTACTTCATAGTTCATACCAGTATTATGAAACATTTTGGCCTGGCTATTCTGCTCACTACCTTCTTATACAACCTAAAGCTCAATTGGCACTGTAGAAAGCtctaagaaaaaaaaccaaaGTTAAAAGTAGCAATGCACAGTGATGCTGGTACAATTATACTTGTCAAGATTAAGGCAAGTGCAACGATATGCTACTAATAGTTGACTATATTTTGGTGTCTTAGCGTTTGCCAAAAGTTGCGATGAGAAAGTTTCCCGGGAGAGGCTTGGTCCCGTTGTACGTACACACTAGAGCTTTATAAAGCCAGCTAATAGAGAATAAGGACTATACCCAAGGGTATTAGCCAAAAGACTTGTTAATAGCGAGGTAGATTCTTGGGTGTTTGACATATTCCCCATTTCTATTAAAATCCTGGATTCGATAATTCCCTATGcagttcttcttttcttctgcaTGCCCATGGGACCAACTTAGAGCGGTGTTGTAGTATGAGGGGAGGACCACGTAGACAGTATTACATACAAGTGCCTTGCAGAATGCACTACCATGGGCATATGCTTTTGggcaaaagaaaagaaaaatggcTAGAACAGTAGTAGTATACgtcatttttcttctgagACTCATACCCGATTGTAAAATTCATTGCAATTAATTTAGAATTTACAAGCATCTTCGATGCTTGTAAATTTAGGGAGTTACTTTGATTGCTACAACGGATCATATGTTGAGTCTACTAGCACAGGTAATTGGGGGTTGTTAAGAATCTGTATTTCCCTTAAATTCCAAACACATCTACAATGCCCAAGGACACAAAGCTTTGGGCACTCTAGGTTGCTGAAAGTCCTTATAGTGATGCCCATCCCTAATACAAAGAATTATGGAATAATTGCAATATTAATTAGTTAAAGCtaatttaataaaataaagtgGATTACGGGCATCTCCCTAAACTCTAAAATTTtatcttgaagaacttgtATATAATAGTTAGGATTCttttggtattttcttATTCCTTAGTTGGTAGTATAAGGATTTTCCATTGCAAAATTTGCTTATAACATAGAAAAGTTTACTACAAAGTTCTTATATTCTAGGTAGAGAATTTTTACTGGGAGAATATAACAAGGATACCAAATAACTACACAGCAAACTATGAAACTAGTTGGAGTTTATGCTACAACGTTAGCAGTGCTGGTCTCTGTTGATGCTTTGGGCAGCTCAGATGGAGCCATCGCCAATATTAGAAACAAGTTCACCAAGCGTGACTTGTCAGAGTATGTCAACGATTACTCTGATGACCTAGCTCGCAGTTTCTCCAAGAGCAAAGATGAGTTGATCAAGGAACTTGAAGAGAAGTGGGAGTCTGCCAAGGATGCCACTGGCTACAACAACCAAGGGTGGTGGAACACCTGGGGCAGTGACCAGTACCAATTCCCATGGCTAGGCGGTGTCGATTCCGCTAAATCTAAGGCCAAGAAGAAGTCTTCCGAATTGAAGAACTGGTTCTTTGACTCCTGGTCTCAGGACTCGCTAATGAAGTTCTTGGCCAAGTACGACTTGCCCCACGAGGCCAACCAATCTAAGGACCAATTGATCAAGACTATCAAGGACAACTTTGACACCATCTCAAAGAAATTGGAAGTCTCTGGTTACTATCCATCCTCCTCATACTTCGATGACTGGTCTAACAAGGATCTACAGGACTGGCTAGACCACTACAAGATCAAGTATGATCAGACCACGGACAAAAGGGACCAATTGATGAGCCTAGTTAAGAAGAATATCTACAAAGTCTCTGAGGATGTGGACAACAAGCGCCTTGACCTTTTGAACCAACTCGACCTTGCTAAGCTGGACTTATTTGACAAGGCAGGTGAGATCAAGGGCACTGTGTTCGACACCTGGAACTCCGACCAAATTGAGAACTGGCTGAAGAGCCACGGTGTCTCAGTCAAGGAGAACGCCAAGGATCAAGCCGACtacttgaagaacttggCCTCAACGCATGCCAACTTGTTGAAGGATGATGTCGAGTGGTACACCCAGGAGATGCAGGACACTGCTACACCatacttgaagaagtcTGCTGACACTGCATTGCAATACTCCAAGAGTAGTTTCTGGAATTTGTtctcattcttcaagaGGAAGACTGGCGAGACCGTTGATGCTGTGAGCCAATATGGTATGGACACTTGGGACAGTGCCAAATTGAAGGCGTACCTGGACAGCTACAGAGTGAAGTATGCCAAGGATGCCACTGAGCAACAACTGCGTGACTTGGCTGTATCCACCAAGAACAAGTGGTTCAAGAGCCTACCAAAGGAATACACTGACGACTTTGTTAGCTGGTTAAAGaccaagaagaacaacatCGCCGGCCAAGGCTCCGACACATACGACTACATTGTCAACGAGTTGACCAACGTGCAGAAGGGTGCTGCCAACATGAAGGACGACGTCGCCAACAAGTTCATGGACTCCTTCCAAGGCTGGTCCACGGACGACTTGACTCAgtacttgaagaaagttgGTGTGAACGTCAAGCAAGGCATGTACAGCCAGGACGAGCTCGTTGCCATGGCCCGCGAGAACACCCAGTGGCTGTTCGGCAAGATCCAACCTGAACCATGGTACAAGAGAGCCGCACGCAGAGTCTCCGACACGGCCTCCATGGTATACAATGGTGTGCTACATTAAGCATCTCAAGTTTTTACATTACTTTTATCTTTGTCTCTTATTAATGattacaaattttttttttttaaatatgTAGTTCATATCTCAATAAACTCATCCAAATAACATacagttttattttttctttctctcaaTTATAAGCATATGATCCATGCGTATACGGGATATTGGATTGCATCCCATCATATTACAAAACTATTTTCCAAGGCATGATTTGTAAAAGATTATTTGTAAGAGTCGAGAAGTCATTACTAACCCAAGTGATGTCTCTACCTTAAACAGTATCGGGTTTAACACAATGCACCGGCGAAGGTCCCCTCCCCCAGGGGGAAAGCATTTCAGAGAGTTGCCTTGTTCAGAGGCAATTTTGACATCTTGAATATGATCAATACGATGCCTTGATCCCTCAAAgtctgaaaaaaatttcacttTTTCGCTTGTACGAGCAGTTTAGGCAGAgcaggaaaaaaaatttataatttCCCTTTAGCAATTGATTGCATCTATTAAAGAAGGGCTTAACATAACTTAATATTTAATTAGTAtgtaaatttatatttttgaagttgttCATACCCATTACAATACTAGTAATCTGATAATAAAGATAACatataaacaataatgGATACTCAGAAGGAAAATAAGTGTCACTGTGATTGTGACCTACTGCTATGGAGAAACCCATTGGAAACCGGTAAGGTTTTCGGTACCACTTTGGTTGCTTTGttgatcttgaagaagGTCAACCTTTTGACTTTCTTCTTGAGAGTCGGCTACACTATTCTTTTGTCTACTGCTTTGCTAGAGTTCTCTACTAAGCTTGTTCTGGGCCAAGGTCTAGTCACCAAGTATGGTCCAAAGGACTGTCCTAACGTTGTCGGCATGATCAAGCCTGTCATCGACAACGCTTTGAAGCAGATGCCAGTCAAGCAGGCCAAGATGAGACAATTGGTCTTCGCTAACTCTCCAAAGCAGACTTTCAAGGCTGCTGTTGTTCTATACTTGTTGCACAAGTTCTTCTCCTGGTTCTCCGTCTGGACTATCTTGTTCGTCGGTGACATTGCTCTGTTCACTTTGCCATTGGTCTACAAGACTTACCAAAAGGAGATCGATGCTGTCGTTGCCGAGGTCTTGAAGATCACCAGACAAAAGACCCAGAAATACTCTAAGGTCGCTTGCGAGAAGTCTAAGCCATACTTGGAGAAGTTGGGCCCAATCAGCAAGATGGTCGAGTCCAAGTTGAACCAAGTCAACCCACCAACCGTCTCCTCTGCTGCTCCAAACACCACCGCTGCTAACATCGCTGCAGACATCCCAATCAACGAGAACAGACAATACGACAACACCAACACCATGGACCAAGGTATCTCTACCGCTGCTCAAATGATGCCAAACATCCCAGAAGCTCACCCAAGCGCCACCAAGGAATTTGACGTCGACCACTTGAAGGATGAATTGAAGCAAAGCACCCAGCACTTGCAAAACCAATTCGAACAAAACCAATAAATGATCTGAGAAAAGGACtcattctatttttttttgaatattttagaTTTAAAACCCTCCAGCACTGATAATTTATTCTCGTTGTTCTTTTTCACCTACAAACTTGCATTACTCTTGAAATCCTCATGACAAGGACAACAATTCGGTAATTTTATCTATTGGAACCCACATACTTCATCTTGGAGGCTGACTATATCTCTCAATAGGCATTTGATATGTCCCTTGATGTGATTACGcatagaaaaaaagaaacactTTTCCAGACCGTACAGTCACTTTCCAAGTCTCATATGCTAGATATCTTCCCCACCCATTCTAAATATTATTAGGTAAAGAAAAACACAACACAATATAGAAACTTGAACaaaaatacatatataatattatgttTTGCTATACAATTAGATAGCAAATAGATTTATGCACTATACAAAACGAACTGGAAAGTTAACATATTAATTAAGTGTTTATATCTTCTCTCCTCTTTTTTAACTAATAGCattgaaataataaagtAAAGAAATACACAGAAGAGTTTCTATTATGGAAGAGTTTAAGATTGACTATGTTCATGAGAAAATTTCATCGAAAGCAGACGTAGCATAATATAAATCAgaaacaataataacaaatcGTATTCACATatgaaaaataacaataaataaatcTAAGAGGTAATACTTTTCGCAAATTCTCTTATGATTACTTTTCTGGATAGAGAAtgtaaaataaaagaattaaaCCCTCAGATATTCATGCTACTGACCCTTTGATGAATGGTAATAGGAATagaaaacaaattaaaaaaaaataataaaaaatagtCTTATTAGAATTAGGAAAAATAAcacaaacaacaaaaaataaaaacattCATTCTTTACAATCTATAATAAAGAATCATTAGATATTCCCTCAAAAAGTCGTTAAAAAAACATGGTATCGTGTCCATTAAGATTACCTTATTGATGGCAATGGCGCCTACCACATACTAAGTGGTTAGAGCATATTAGGTAAAAtcatgaaaaagaaaaaaaccACTGAAACAAATAACCTAGCCCGGTATTTATGCAAAATGGaaatgcattttttttatcttcatTTATACTCTCATTTATAATTTGACACCACTGGAAACTTCAAGTTGGTCGATAACTGGCTCAAAGACGTTAGAGTTCAAATCCTCGTTGCTGAAAGATAGTTGCTCTTCAGTCCATAGATTTGGTTCTGGGACGAAGTTCTTGTCACCGACACCCAATAGACCACCTTGCATTTCCCAATCTCTGATACGTGGCAATTGCAATTCATTAAAGACATCATCGACTGCAGCAATCAAAATATCAGATAGATCGTTTGTGTGACCTGGGGTAGGAGTAATTCTCAATCTCTCGGTACCACGAGAAACAGTTGGGAAGTTGATAGCTTGAACATAGATGCGATGCTTTTCCATTAGAATATCAGAGGCTTGCTTAGCCAAATCTGGGTTACCAATTAGAACTGGGACAATGTGGGATGGGTTAGGAATAACTGGAATGCCAAGATCATGCAAACCTTTCTTGACGTATGCGGTGTGCCTTTGTTGATCTTGTCTTAAGTTCAAGTGAGAACG containing:
- the TUB3 gene encoding alpha-tubulin TUB3 (CAGL0B02497g~Ortholog(s) have structural constituent of cytoskeleton activity and role in microtubule polymerization, nuclear division, nuclear migration by microtubule mediated pushing forces), which encodes MREVISINVGQAGCQIGNACWELYSLEHGIRPDGYLEEGLTKPKGGEEGFSTFFHETGAGKYVPRAIYVDLEPNVIDEVRTGPYKDLFHPEQLINGKEDAANNYARGHYTVGRDLLDDILERIGKIADQCDGLQGFLFTHSLGGGTGSGLGSLLLEQLSIEYGKKSKLEFAVYPAPQLSTSVVEPYNTVLTTHTTLEHADCTFMVDNEAIYDMCKKNLGITRPSFSNLNNLVAQVVSSVTASLRFDGSLNVDLNEFQTNLVPYPRIHFPLVSYAPILSKSKAYHESNSVPEITNACFEPGNQMVKCDPRTGKYMATCLLYRGDVVTRDVQQTVAQLKNKKTIQMVDWCPTGFKIGICYEPPTATPNSQLSAVKRAVCMLSNTTAIADAWKRIDRKFDLMYSKRAFVHWYVGEGMEEGEFTEAREDLAALERDYIEVGADSYGDEEF
- the PGA3 gene encoding cytochrome-b5 reductase (CAGL0B02519g~Ortholog(s) have cytochrome-b5 reductase activity, acting on NAD(P)H activity, role in chronological cell aging, protein transport, replicative cell aging and endoplasmic reticulum, plasma membrane localization), with protein sequence MNEDPVVYKNILDEPLHGLYIPTALFLVGTAIMTALSGEWRILLALPVLGLLIGARFFAAFKRRRSLYPDKWTSLELEDQTLISRNTAIYRFKLKTPLETIDIPSGHHVQVRVFIDGKEEVRNYNPISTRFEKGHIDLLVKSYKDGKVSKYFASMKPGETVDFRGPVGSLVYKPNTYKNIGMVCGGSGITPALQMLNDIITVPEDLTKLSLIYCNETEKDILLKEELDEMAEKYPHFNVHYIVSQPTGQWEGEVGHISKETMVKHLPHPADDSRLLICGPEGFTQKVFDQAKEIGWKMDYTKTKGDEQVFVF
- the RSC9 gene encoding Rsc9p (CAGL0B02541g~Ortholog(s) have DNA translocase activity) — its product is MFHNTGMNYEVQQLREGSVNGLENDAPMEGFRHISAIPIRVSREQSSGMHVESQHNNNTTMSVDPKTYSLANLNIFQNIPKETARGVDDLSRMRMSLLSGIPEEIKWALKKYLAYSNKAPYMINLQKSKELLPLFNRFIEQLVDLINKFNEPLIDGASAMEKLQAGLNCLLILRNLAQDQDSVQALIRYEPIKKFLLFVLQKYASLADYDPKWTVYESNTSYLNEIIHYSLDLIEAMSSYMAPAMKGDPYFLALLKVLGYTKDRSMVISILRSLSRLLVRSKADEESVVDNINPDTLTQIVCFLLIECDEELVIASLDFLYQYILPGNQRIKELFSDPKRFSIFISIIPKLLTYNVKLPQYETLKHTEVKLIKRLRPPAPEEVPDVDEELFNQLLSMSEPLRSTTWLRCCFESMDDAEFTQIALWRAYESRFGPKLRESSRKLLPAVEFIKNVSNSFRNASAMVVTEPETGKKRFIIKGIQPRHKAISIRESAELLRQQHLNTSKFLFKDGDNIVPAKQENLPSITFTDDLSDVSKVAASFLCLVSNDNEGPGTKFCQTIKPVLLHELADVPPLNAVLSEYMDNVLLM
- the MSC1 gene encoding double-strand break repair enhancer MSC1 (CAGL0B02563g~Expressed protein of unknown function), whose protein sequence is MKLVGVYATTLAVLVSVDALGSSDGAIANIRNKFTKRDLSEYVNDYSDDLARSFSKSKDELIKELEEKWESAKDATGYNNQGWWNTWGSDQYQFPWLGGVDSAKSKAKKKSSELKNWFFDSWSQDSLMKFLAKYDLPHEANQSKDQLIKTIKDNFDTISKKLEVSGYYPSSSYFDDWSNKDLQDWLDHYKIKYDQTTDKRDQLMSLVKKNIYKVSEDVDNKRLDLLNQLDLAKLDLFDKAGEIKGTVFDTWNSDQIENWLKSHGVSVKENAKDQADYLKNLASTHANLLKDDVEWYTQEMQDTATPYLKKSADTALQYSKSSFWNLFSFFKRKTGETVDAVSQYGMDTWDSAKLKAYLDSYRVKYAKDATEQQLRDLAVSTKNKWFKSLPKEYTDDFVSWLKTKKNNIAGQGSDTYDYIVNELTNVQKGAANMKDDVANKFMDSFQGWSTDDLTQYLKKVGVNVKQGMYSQDELVAMARENTQWLFGKIQPEPWYKRAARRVSDTASMVYNGVLH
- the RTN1 gene encoding Rtn1p (CAGL0B02585g~Ortholog(s) have role in ER-dependent peroxisome organization, endoplasmic reticulum inheritance, endoplasmic reticulum tubular network maintenance, nuclear pore complex assembly, response to endoplasmic reticulum stress), with amino-acid sequence MDTQKENKCHCDCDLLLWRNPLETGKVFGTTLVALLILKKVNLLTFFLRVGYTILLSTALLEFSTKLVLGQGLVTKYGPKDCPNVVGMIKPVIDNALKQMPVKQAKMRQLVFANSPKQTFKAAVVLYLLHKFFSWFSVWTILFVGDIALFTLPLVYKTYQKEIDAVVAEVLKITRQKTQKYSKVACEKSKPYLEKLGPISKMVESKLNQVNPPTVSSAAPNTTAANIAADIPINENRQYDNTNTMDQGISTAAQMMPNIPEAHPSATKEFDVDHLKDELKQSTQHLQNQFEQNQ